Proteins encoded together in one Orbaceae bacterium lpD01 window:
- the nudB gene encoding dihydroneopterin triphosphate diphosphatase yields the protein MKIYKKPESVLVVIYVALTKQVLMLQRQDDPLFWQSVTGSLEENETPYMTAIREVKEETGIDIIADHLTLVDAHYSLIFDIFPQFLHRYQPGVTQNKEHWFYLALPHEYPILMTEHDSYQWLPYQQAAALTKSANNGQAILKLAE from the coding sequence ATGAAAATATATAAAAAACCAGAATCTGTATTAGTTGTGATTTATGTTGCATTGACTAAACAAGTATTGATGCTACAGAGACAAGATGATCCGCTATTTTGGCAATCGGTCACAGGTAGCCTTGAAGAGAATGAAACACCCTATATGACGGCGATACGAGAAGTTAAAGAAGAGACCGGTATCGATATTATCGCCGATCATTTAACCCTGGTTGATGCCCACTACTCATTAATCTTTGATATTTTTCCGCAATTTTTACATCGCTACCAGCCAGGGGTAACGCAGAATAAAGAGCACTGGTTCTATCTGGCGCTACCTCATGAGTATCCTATTTTGATGACTGAGCACGATAGTTATCAATGGTTACCCTATCAGCAAGCCGCAGCACTGACTAAATCGGCGAATAACGGTCAGGCGATTCTGAAGTTAGCCGAATAA
- a CDS encoding YebC/PmpR family DNA-binding transcriptional regulator, which produces MAGHSKWANTKHRKAAQDAKRGKIFTKIIRELVTAAKLGGGDAASNPRLRAAMDKALSNNMTRDTMNRAIARGVGGEDDSNMETIIYEGYGPAGTAVMVECLSDNRNRTVSDVRHAFTKTGGNLGTDGSVAYLFSKKGVISYAPGVDEDKVMEAALEAGADDVVNYDDGAIDVFTTPESFGEVKDALDAAGLVAESAEVSLIPATKVDLDIESAPKLLRLIDMLEDCDDVQEVYHNGEVSDEVAATL; this is translated from the coding sequence ATGGCCGGTCATAGTAAATGGGCTAACACAAAACACCGCAAAGCTGCTCAAGATGCAAAACGCGGTAAGATCTTTACTAAAATCATTCGTGAACTAGTCACTGCTGCAAAGTTAGGCGGTGGTGATGCGGCCTCTAATCCGCGTTTACGTGCTGCAATGGATAAAGCGCTTTCAAATAATATGACGCGCGATACCATGAACCGTGCGATTGCTCGCGGCGTGGGTGGTGAAGATGACAGTAACATGGAAACGATTATTTATGAAGGCTATGGCCCGGCAGGTACTGCGGTTATGGTTGAATGCTTGAGTGATAATCGTAATCGTACCGTTTCTGATGTTCGTCATGCATTTACCAAAACGGGTGGCAATTTAGGTACCGATGGTTCGGTTGCTTATCTTTTCTCTAAAAAAGGGGTCATTTCTTATGCGCCCGGTGTTGATGAAGATAAAGTGATGGAAGCGGCATTAGAAGCAGGCGCTGACGATGTGGTTAATTATGACGATGGTGCCATTGATGTTTTCACTACACCAGAGAGCTTTGGTGAGGTTAAAGATGCACTTGATGCTGCCGGACTGGTGGCTGAATCTGCAGAAGTGTCACTGATTCCAGCGACCAAAGTTGATTTAGATATTGAATCAGCACCTAAATTATTACGCTTAATCGATATGTTAGAAGATTGTGATGATGTACAGGAAGTTTACCATAATGGCGAAGTTTCTGATGAAGTTGCAGCTACGTTATAA
- the ruvC gene encoding crossover junction endodeoxyribonuclease RuvC, whose product MAIILGIDPGSRLTGYGVIRQSGRQLEYLGSGCIRTAAPDIPTRLKRIYAGVNEIIQQFQPQFFAIEQVFMSRNADSALKLGQARGAAIVAAVNHDLPVFEYAARQVKQSVVGTGAADKSQVQHMVKTLLKLPACPQADAADALAIAITHIHMSQQLIKVSSNKLVLSSR is encoded by the coding sequence ATGGCCATTATTTTAGGTATTGACCCTGGTTCACGTTTAACTGGATATGGTGTCATTCGTCAATCAGGACGTCAATTAGAATATCTTGGCAGTGGTTGTATTCGAACTGCTGCCCCTGATATACCCACCCGATTAAAGCGTATCTACGCTGGTGTAAACGAAATTATTCAGCAATTTCAACCCCAATTTTTTGCCATTGAACAAGTTTTTATGTCACGTAATGCTGATTCCGCATTGAAATTAGGTCAGGCTCGTGGCGCGGCGATTGTGGCGGCGGTCAATCATGATTTACCGGTTTTTGAATATGCCGCCAGGCAGGTAAAACAGAGTGTGGTTGGCACAGGCGCAGCGGATAAATCACAGGTCCAGCATATGGTAAAAACATTACTTAAATTGCCAGCGTGTCCACAAGCCGATGCGGCTGATGCCTTAGCGATTGCTATTACCCATATTCATATGAGTCAACAGTTGATTAAAGTGAGCAGTAATAAACTGGTTTTGTCATCTCGTTGA
- the ruvA gene encoding Holliday junction branch migration protein RuvA, whose amino-acid sequence MIGRLRGIILEKQPPEVLIEVNGMGYEVAMPMTCFYELPDNGQETIIFTHFVVREDAQLLYGFNHKQERALFRELIKVNGVGPKLALAILSGMSAIEFVQAVEQGEIKTLVKLPGVGNKTAERLIVEMKDRLKRLGGDILSLNQHPNTPMMPLYGDTNAIESEAISALIALGYKPQEASKMISKLIRPDVDSETLIKEALKAAL is encoded by the coding sequence GTGATAGGTCGATTACGGGGTATTATTTTAGAAAAGCAGCCGCCTGAAGTACTCATCGAAGTTAATGGCATGGGTTACGAAGTGGCGATGCCGATGACCTGTTTTTATGAGTTACCTGATAATGGTCAAGAAACGATTATTTTCACCCATTTTGTAGTGCGTGAAGATGCGCAGTTACTTTACGGATTTAATCATAAGCAGGAAAGAGCACTATTCCGTGAATTAATCAAAGTCAATGGTGTTGGTCCTAAACTCGCGCTGGCTATCTTATCTGGCATGTCGGCGATTGAGTTTGTTCAGGCTGTTGAACAAGGCGAGATAAAAACCTTAGTGAAACTACCGGGTGTTGGCAATAAAACCGCAGAGCGTTTAATTGTTGAAATGAAAGATCGCCTTAAACGCTTAGGCGGTGATATTCTGAGTCTCAATCAGCATCCGAACACGCCTATGATGCCACTTTATGGTGATACTAATGCGATTGAGTCAGAGGCGATTTCAGCCTTAATTGCGTTAGGTTATAAACCACAGGAAGCGAGTAAAATGATCAGTAAACTCATTCGTCCTGATGTTGATAGTGAAACACTCATTAAAGAAGCCTTAAAAGCAGCTTTATAA
- the ruvB gene encoding Holliday junction branch migration DNA helicase RuvB, with translation MIEADRLISPVSLREDETIDRAIRPKLLDEYIGQPHVKEQMKIFIQAAKQRGDALDHLLIFGPPGLGKTTLANIVANEMGVNVRTTSGPVLEKAGDLAAMLTNLEPHDVLFIDEIHRLSPVVEEILYPAMEDYQLDIMIGEGPAARSIKIDLPPFTLIGATTRAGSLTSPLRDRFGIVQRLEFYKVDDLEYIVSRSAKYLGLSLSDDGSHQIAKRSRGTPRIANRLLRRVRDFAQVCSDGQVDAIVASKALDMLDVDIEGFDFMDRKLLLTVIEKFMGGPVGLDNLAAAIGEEKDTIEDVLEPYLIQQGFIQRTPRGRIATPHAYRHFGIIPNEA, from the coding sequence ATGATTGAAGCAGATCGCCTTATCTCACCCGTCTCTTTAAGAGAAGATGAGACCATTGATCGCGCGATTCGGCCTAAACTGTTGGATGAATATATTGGCCAGCCTCACGTTAAAGAGCAGATGAAAATTTTTATTCAAGCGGCCAAACAGCGTGGCGATGCTTTAGATCATTTACTCATTTTTGGCCCGCCAGGTTTAGGTAAAACAACCTTAGCGAATATTGTCGCCAATGAAATGGGGGTTAATGTTCGTACAACTTCGGGTCCAGTACTGGAAAAAGCGGGTGATTTAGCGGCCATGCTTACCAATCTTGAACCACATGATGTGCTATTTATTGATGAGATTCATCGTCTTTCTCCCGTTGTTGAAGAGATTTTGTATCCGGCGATGGAGGATTATCAGCTCGATATTATGATTGGTGAAGGACCAGCAGCGCGTTCAATTAAGATTGATCTACCGCCTTTTACGCTGATCGGGGCGACAACACGAGCCGGTTCGTTAACTTCGCCACTGCGTGATCGTTTTGGTATTGTGCAGCGTCTTGAATTTTATAAAGTCGACGATCTCGAATATATTGTCAGTCGTAGCGCTAAATATTTAGGATTGAGCTTATCTGATGATGGCTCACATCAAATCGCTAAACGTTCTCGGGGTACGCCGCGTATTGCTAATCGTTTATTGAGACGAGTGCGCGATTTTGCTCAGGTTTGTTCTGATGGCCAGGTAGATGCTATCGTTGCCAGTAAAGCCCTTGATATGCTTGATGTTGATATCGAAGGTTTTGATTTTATGGATCGTAAATTACTGCTGACCGTGATTGAGAAATTTATGGGGGGGCCGGTTGGACTCGATAATCTGGCTGCTGCGATCGGTGAAGAGAAAGATACGATTGAAGATGTCCTTGAACCTTATCTCATTCAGCAAGGTTTTATTCAACGAACGCCGAGAGGACGCATTGCAACGCCGCATGCTTATCGACACTTTGGTATTATCCCAAACGAAGCGTAG
- the lptG gene encoding LPS export ABC transporter permease LptG yields MFGILDRYIGKTILKTIGLTLFMLVGLSGIIRFIDQLRKVSEDYDALSAAYYCLLTVPKDLEVFFPIAALLGALIGLGTLAAKSELVVMETAGFSRISIAKAVMKTAIPLVLLTMIVGEWVAPVSEQIATNMRSEKIYGRSLIATQNSIWAKDGDDFIHIGRVNNDDTISDIDIYALNDGRLVRLTHAAYGKYQDHEWLLTQVDESDLSNPDKISGTSLLTMNWKTNITPDKLGIVALDPGSLSASGLYKYINYLKTSGRDSANYQLIFWKKIFKPFSVAVMMLMALSFIFGPLRSVPMGIRVLTGITFGFLFYISDMLFSQISIVAGFKPFIGALLTSVLFLLISLYLLNKKR; encoded by the coding sequence ATGTTTGGTATATTAGATCGTTATATCGGCAAAACTATCCTTAAAACGATTGGTTTAACCCTGTTTATGCTCGTTGGTTTGTCCGGTATTATTCGGTTTATCGATCAGCTGCGTAAAGTCAGTGAAGACTATGATGCCTTATCTGCCGCTTATTATTGTCTGTTAACTGTGCCAAAAGATCTTGAAGTCTTCTTTCCGATTGCCGCTTTACTCGGTGCATTAATCGGTCTGGGTACTTTAGCCGCCAAGAGTGAACTGGTTGTGATGGAAACGGCCGGTTTTAGCCGAATCAGCATCGCTAAAGCTGTGATGAAAACGGCGATTCCGCTGGTTTTGCTTACGATGATCGTTGGCGAATGGGTCGCACCTGTCAGTGAACAAATCGCGACGAATATGCGGTCGGAAAAAATTTATGGTCGCTCACTCATCGCAACGCAAAACAGTATTTGGGCCAAAGATGGCGATGACTTTATTCATATCGGTCGAGTGAATAACGATGATACGATCAGTGACATCGATATTTATGCCCTCAATGATGGACGTTTAGTCCGACTGACCCACGCGGCTTATGGTAAATATCAGGATCATGAATGGCTTTTGACACAAGTGGATGAATCTGATTTATCCAATCCAGATAAAATATCAGGTACCAGTCTGTTGACGATGAACTGGAAAACCAATATTACCCCGGATAAATTAGGTATTGTTGCCTTAGATCCTGGTTCACTATCGGCATCGGGTCTGTATAAATACATTAATTACTTAAAGACTAGTGGTCGAGACTCAGCTAACTATCAACTGATTTTTTGGAAGAAAATCTTTAAGCCATTTTCAGTTGCCGTGATGATGTTAATGGCGCTCTCTTTCATTTTTGGACCGCTGCGATCTGTGCCTATGGGAATCAGAGTATTAACGGGGATTACCTTTGGTTTCTTGTTTTATATTTCTGACATGCTATTTTCACAGATCAGCATTGTCGCCGGCTTCAAACCATTTATTGGTGCACTATTAACCAGTGTGTTATTTCTGTTAATCAGTTTATATCTACTAAATAAGAAGCGCTAA
- the lptF gene encoding LPS export ABC transporter permease LptF, whose translation MIITRYVIKETLKTQAAILFILLLIFFSQKLVRILADAVSGSIPSDLILPILMLGISEMAQLILPLSLFLAILITLGRLYLESEMTAMFACGVKKLFLYKVVLFLSIITCLLTITNAVWLGPWSSKQKAYLIENVKLNPSLAGLLEGQFQTSSQNDSVLYIGHVNKNNINNVFIAQLNPKTGQRPSIVIANQGKMIEDHDGNQIISLDNATRYEGSAQLRDFRISDFKDYQAIVKPKAVTFDDQKMQDNVELLSYSQLRKLHTPKAKAEYNWRLTLIFSVPLMAFLVIPLSELNPRQGKLANFLPALLLYLVYFLLQSSIKANGAKGRLDPGVWMWVVNGSYLLLAILCNIWHSLFMRKLRFKLKGIA comes from the coding sequence GTGATTATCACCAGATATGTCATCAAAGAAACATTAAAAACGCAAGCAGCTATTTTATTTATATTATTGCTGATCTTTTTTTCACAAAAATTAGTGCGTATCTTAGCCGATGCAGTAAGCGGATCAATTCCCAGCGACCTGATTCTGCCTATTTTAATGTTAGGCATCTCTGAAATGGCTCAACTTATTCTGCCATTAAGTCTGTTTTTAGCCATTTTAATCACCTTGGGTCGGCTTTATCTCGAAAGCGAGATGACCGCCATGTTTGCCTGTGGCGTGAAAAAACTTTTTCTCTATAAAGTTGTGCTGTTCTTATCAATTATAACCTGCTTATTAACAATTACCAACGCAGTCTGGCTCGGACCTTGGTCAAGCAAACAAAAAGCCTATTTAATTGAAAATGTGAAATTAAATCCAAGTTTAGCTGGCCTTTTAGAAGGTCAATTTCAAACTTCCTCGCAAAATGATTCTGTTTTATATATTGGCCATGTCAATAAAAATAATATCAACAATGTCTTCATTGCACAGCTTAACCCAAAAACAGGTCAAAGACCGTCTATTGTTATAGCCAATCAAGGTAAAATGATAGAGGATCATGATGGTAATCAAATCATTTCATTAGATAATGCGACGCGTTATGAGGGCTCAGCACAACTACGTGACTTCCGTATTAGTGATTTTAAAGATTATCAAGCGATAGTAAAACCGAAAGCGGTAACTTTTGACGATCAAAAAATGCAGGATAATGTTGAACTGCTTAGCTATAGTCAGTTACGTAAACTCCACACCCCTAAAGCCAAAGCTGAATATAACTGGCGCTTGACGTTAATATTCTCAGTACCTTTAATGGCCTTTTTGGTGATTCCGCTTTCAGAGCTTAATCCACGTCAGGGCAAATTAGCCAATTTTTTACCCGCTTTACTGCTCTATCTGGTGTACTTTTTGCTGCAAAGTTCGATCAAAGCTAATGGCGCAAAAGGACGTTTAGATCCCGGTGTTTGGATGTGGGTGGTCAATGGTAGCTATCTCTTACTCGCTATTTTATGCAATATTTGGCATAGTTTATTTATGCGAAAGCTACGCTTTAAGTTAAAAGGAATAGCCTAA